Proteins found in one Microbacterium sp. LWS13-1.2 genomic segment:
- a CDS encoding CPBP family intramembrane glutamic endopeptidase, giving the protein MTRGYVVNLMRKAGHSEIAVALVSAALFSALHASNLLLGQSPFATLLQLLYTFAFGICMYLALRVTGNLIWPILLHASTDPSIFLQAAHPADGPLATIAGFGNIPVILVGLLAIIFIRGRVDATRGAADALSADPVR; this is encoded by the coding sequence CTGACCCGCGGCTACGTCGTCAATCTGATGCGCAAGGCCGGGCACTCCGAGATCGCGGTCGCCCTGGTGTCGGCGGCCCTGTTCTCCGCGCTGCACGCCAGCAACCTGCTCTTGGGGCAGTCGCCCTTCGCCACGCTGCTACAGCTGCTCTACACGTTCGCGTTCGGCATCTGCATGTACCTCGCACTCCGCGTGACGGGCAACCTGATCTGGCCGATCCTGCTGCACGCCAGCACCGACCCGAGCATCTTCCTGCAGGCCGCGCATCCGGCCGACGGTCCACTCGCGACGATCGCCGGGTTCGGCAACATCCCCGTCATCCTCGTCGGCCTGCTCGCGATCATCTTCATCCGCGGTCGCGTCGACGCGACACGTGGTGCGGCCGACGCACTCTCCGCCGATCCGGTGCGGTGA
- the purD gene encoding phosphoribosylamine--glycine ligase: protein MKILVLGSGAREHAIILALRSEETEHEIFAAPGNAGIGQDAQLVALDVNDPAAVTVFANENDIDLVVIGPEAPLVAGVADAVREHGIPVFGPGKAAAQLEGSKAFAKRIMDAAGVPTGRAKRAASRAEVEAAFDELGAPHVVKADGLAAGKGVVVTSDRAAALAHADEYLPSGPVLIEEFLSGPEVSLFFLSDGDHVLPLSPAQDYKRLLDGDEGPNTGGMGAYSPLPWLDGRFGSEREFVELVTRDVAEPVIRQLDAEGTPFIGLLYAGLILTDDGVKVIEFNARFGDPETQVVLPRLVDPLSELLLAAASGHLEDLPVPAFATDVAVTVVLASEGYPTAPVTGRALSGLRDAEAVPGVHLAHAATAETDSGLVATGGRVLNVVGVGTTFAEARERVYRALGEIRLDGGQHRTDIAARVAEGL from the coding sequence GTGAAGATCCTGGTTCTCGGCTCGGGCGCGCGGGAGCACGCCATCATCCTGGCGCTGCGGTCGGAGGAGACCGAGCACGAGATCTTCGCCGCTCCCGGCAACGCCGGCATCGGACAGGACGCACAGCTCGTCGCGCTCGACGTGAACGATCCCGCAGCCGTCACCGTCTTCGCCAACGAGAACGACATCGACCTCGTCGTGATCGGCCCCGAGGCGCCGCTGGTCGCGGGCGTCGCCGATGCGGTGCGTGAGCACGGCATCCCGGTCTTCGGGCCGGGCAAGGCGGCCGCGCAGCTGGAGGGATCGAAGGCGTTCGCCAAGCGCATCATGGATGCCGCCGGCGTGCCCACCGGCCGGGCGAAGCGCGCCGCCAGCCGCGCCGAGGTCGAGGCCGCGTTCGACGAGCTCGGCGCCCCGCACGTCGTCAAGGCCGACGGGCTCGCCGCCGGCAAGGGCGTCGTCGTCACGTCCGACCGGGCTGCGGCCCTGGCCCACGCCGACGAGTACCTGCCGTCCGGCCCGGTCCTCATCGAGGAGTTCCTGTCCGGCCCCGAGGTGTCGCTCTTCTTTCTCAGCGACGGCGACCACGTGCTGCCGCTCAGCCCCGCCCAGGACTACAAGCGCCTGCTCGACGGCGATGAAGGCCCCAACACCGGCGGCATGGGCGCGTACTCGCCGTTGCCGTGGCTCGACGGCCGATTCGGCAGTGAGCGCGAGTTCGTCGAACTCGTCACGCGCGACGTCGCCGAGCCCGTCATCCGTCAGCTGGATGCCGAGGGCACGCCGTTCATCGGACTGCTCTACGCCGGCCTCATCCTGACCGACGACGGGGTGAAGGTCATCGAGTTCAACGCCCGCTTCGGCGACCCCGAGACGCAGGTCGTGCTGCCCCGGCTCGTGGATCCGCTGTCGGAGCTGCTGCTGGCCGCGGCATCCGGTCATCTGGAAGACCTTCCCGTCCCCGCGTTCGCCACCGACGTCGCCGTCACCGTGGTGCTCGCGAGCGAGGGATACCCGACCGCGCCGGTGACGGGGCGGGCCCTGTCGGGCCTGCGCGACGCGGAGGCGGTGCCCGGAGTGCACCTCGCCCACGCGGCCACGGCCGAGACCGACAGCGGGCTCGTCGCCACCGGCGGCCGCGTGCTCAACGTCGTCGGCGTCGGCACGACCTTCGCCGAGGCCCGCGAGCGCGTCTACCGCGCGCTCGGCGAGATCCGGCTCGACGGCGGCCAGCACCGCACCGACATCGCCGCCCGGGTCGCCGAAGGGCTCTGA
- a CDS encoding sterol carrier family protein — translation MARKISTDDGRTALSAVAAAAAASVPPARTDNATAVRYLLQLLAEKAPGNSVEVRVPPFGAVQVIEGPRHTRGTPPNVVETDPATWIALATGAEQWTDAATAGRISASGTRADISDLLPLRP, via the coding sequence GTGGCCCGCAAGATCTCGACCGACGACGGCCGCACCGCCCTGAGCGCGGTCGCGGCGGCGGCCGCGGCATCCGTCCCGCCCGCCCGCACCGACAACGCGACCGCCGTGCGCTACTTGCTGCAGCTGCTCGCCGAGAAGGCGCCGGGCAACTCGGTCGAGGTGCGGGTGCCGCCGTTCGGCGCGGTGCAGGTCATCGAGGGGCCACGGCATACCCGCGGCACGCCGCCGAACGTCGTCGAGACCGACCCCGCGACCTGGATCGCGCTCGCCACGGGTGCCGAGCAATGGACGGATGCCGCGACCGCCGGCCGCATCAGCGCCTCGGGCACGCGCGCCGACATCTCCGACCTCCTGCCGCTGCGCCCCTGA
- a CDS encoding heme ABC transporter ATP-binding protein yields the protein MPESREGGSDSRAAIVPGAVRLAARGVTVTPAGAPGPVLADAAIDVRAGELHALVGPNGAGKSTLFGVLAGDITPDAGGVSLDGAPLGGIPPRVLARRRAVLLQQNAVSFPFTVEQAVRMGRAPWARTPAEDDDDAAVARALEATDLVGLAGRGITSLSGGERARAALARVLAQACDVLLLDEPTAALDLKHQEDVLRIARGRADEGAAVAVVLHDLNAALGVADRVTLLSRGRVVASGTPADVLTAAAIEEVYGQPVDVFAHPRTGTPVVTPRR from the coding sequence ATGCCCGAGAGTCGAGAGGGCGGATCGGACTCGCGGGCGGCAATCGTGCCCGGCGCCGTGCGACTCGCCGCCCGAGGAGTGACCGTGACCCCGGCGGGAGCGCCGGGACCGGTGCTGGCGGACGCCGCGATCGACGTCCGCGCGGGCGAGCTCCACGCTCTGGTCGGGCCGAACGGCGCGGGCAAGTCGACGCTGTTCGGCGTGCTCGCCGGCGACATCACGCCGGATGCCGGCGGCGTGAGCCTCGATGGTGCGCCGCTCGGCGGCATCCCTCCCCGCGTGCTGGCGCGGCGGCGCGCGGTGCTGCTGCAGCAGAACGCGGTGTCGTTCCCCTTCACGGTGGAGCAGGCGGTGCGGATGGGACGGGCGCCGTGGGCGCGCACGCCCGCCGAGGATGACGATGACGCCGCTGTCGCCCGGGCGCTCGAGGCCACCGATCTCGTCGGTCTCGCCGGTCGCGGCATCACGTCGCTGTCGGGCGGCGAGCGCGCACGCGCCGCGCTCGCGCGGGTGCTCGCGCAGGCCTGCGACGTGCTGCTGCTCGACGAGCCGACCGCGGCCCTCGACCTCAAGCATCAGGAGGACGTGCTGCGGATCGCCCGCGGTCGCGCGGACGAGGGCGCGGCGGTCGCCGTGGTGCTGCACGACCTCAACGCCGCGCTCGGCGTGGCCGATCGCGTGACGCTGCTGTCTCGGGGGCGGGTCGTCGCCTCGGGAACCCCTGCCGACGTGCTGACCGCCGCAGCCATCGAGGAGGTGTACGGGCAGCCCGTCGACGTCTTCGCCCACCCCCGCACCGGCACGCCGGTGGTGACGCCCCGCCGCTGA
- a CDS encoding iron ABC transporter permease produces the protein MPTTHRGRRFAVVVAGLSAAIAIVVIVSLGLGQYWLTPAQVAGVLLQALGLDTPWAPDAPMAAGVILDIRLPRIVLGLLVGAALAVSGVLMQAIFGNPLADAAVVGVSSGAAFGAAASLTFGLAVFGMWTTPAFAFAGGLVAVFSVYLISRSGGRTEVVTLLLTGIAINAIAGAGLAFLTLLGTTATREQIVFWQLGSLNGALWQNIALVAPLVAIGVAAAVAVARRLDLFALGERTARHLGVRVELLRVAVIVMVALLVCAAVAFAGIIGFVGLVVPHLMRMAIGPAHLPLVISSALGGALLIAVADLIARTAVPLADLPIGMITSLVGGPFFLWLLLRTRRRAGGWG, from the coding sequence GTGCCCACGACGCATCGGGGCCGCAGGTTCGCCGTCGTGGTCGCGGGGCTCTCGGCGGCGATCGCGATCGTCGTGATCGTGTCGCTCGGCCTCGGCCAGTACTGGCTGACACCGGCCCAGGTGGCGGGCGTGCTGCTGCAAGCCCTCGGCCTCGACACGCCCTGGGCGCCCGACGCACCGATGGCGGCGGGCGTGATCCTCGACATCCGGCTCCCCCGCATCGTGCTGGGGCTGCTCGTCGGCGCCGCCCTCGCGGTGTCGGGTGTGCTGATGCAGGCCATCTTCGGCAACCCGCTCGCCGACGCGGCCGTCGTCGGCGTCTCATCGGGCGCCGCGTTCGGCGCGGCCGCGAGCCTCACCTTCGGGCTCGCTGTGTTCGGCATGTGGACGACCCCGGCCTTCGCCTTCGCCGGCGGGCTCGTCGCGGTGTTCTCGGTCTATCTGATCAGTCGGTCCGGCGGACGTACCGAGGTCGTCACGCTGCTGCTCACCGGCATCGCGATCAACGCGATCGCGGGCGCCGGCCTCGCGTTCCTCACACTCCTCGGCACGACCGCGACCCGCGAGCAGATCGTGTTCTGGCAGCTCGGCAGCCTCAACGGCGCGCTGTGGCAGAACATCGCGCTCGTCGCACCGCTGGTCGCGATCGGCGTCGCGGCCGCCGTCGCCGTCGCGCGCCGCCTGGACCTCTTCGCCCTCGGCGAGCGCACCGCCCGCCATCTCGGTGTGCGGGTCGAACTGCTGCGCGTCGCGGTGATCGTGATGGTCGCGCTGCTGGTCTGCGCGGCCGTTGCTTTCGCCGGGATCATCGGCTTCGTGGGGCTCGTCGTGCCGCACCTGATGCGCATGGCGATCGGCCCGGCGCACCTGCCGCTCGTGATCTCGAGCGCGCTCGGCGGAGCGCTCCTCATCGCCGTGGCCGATCTCATCGCCCGCACCGCCGTGCCTCTCGCCGACCTGCCGATCGGCATGATCACGTCGCTGGTGGGCGGCCCGTTCTTCCTGTGGCTGCTGCTGCGGACTCGTCGACGGGCGGGAGGCTGGGGATGA
- a CDS encoding ABC transporter substrate-binding protein, which produces MFRISPARRSSTRLASGVGLLVAAVILSGCAAIATAADATDTDCPAAAEPLASLTLVDDPRAATGPSTACLASHAIEAVAADGAPQLPVTVTDAEGRDVEITDVSRILPVDISGTIAATVFGLGLGDAVVGRDSSTSFDGTEDLPVVTKSGHTLNAEAILELAPTVMLTDTSIGPKEVRQQLRDAGIAVVVVSSERRADTVSDLVSEIAGALGVPERGDALADRLDADVEAAVAEVGAVAPVAASDRARMLFLYVRGSANVYYIFGRDSGADSLIEAVGGVDVAGEIGWEGMKPMTAEALVAAQPDVLVMMTDGLASVGGVDGLLERIPALQQTPAGANRRVVDMADAEILSFGPRTADVIRALARAVYAPASAPAATPTEEPAS; this is translated from the coding sequence ATGTTTCGCATCTCCCCCGCTCGACGGTCTTCGACGCGCCTGGCGAGCGGCGTCGGCCTGCTCGTCGCCGCCGTCATCCTGTCGGGCTGTGCCGCGATCGCCACCGCGGCCGACGCCACCGATACGGACTGCCCTGCGGCCGCCGAGCCCTTGGCATCGCTCACCCTCGTCGACGATCCGCGCGCCGCGACCGGTCCCTCGACGGCGTGCCTGGCCTCGCACGCGATCGAGGCGGTCGCCGCCGACGGGGCGCCCCAACTGCCGGTGACGGTGACGGATGCCGAGGGCCGAGACGTCGAGATCACCGATGTCAGCCGCATCCTGCCCGTCGACATCTCGGGCACGATCGCGGCGACGGTGTTCGGGCTCGGACTCGGAGATGCCGTAGTCGGGCGCGACTCGTCGACGTCGTTCGACGGCACCGAGGACCTTCCGGTGGTGACGAAGTCGGGGCACACCCTCAACGCGGAGGCCATCCTCGAGCTGGCTCCGACCGTGATGCTGACCGACACGTCCATCGGTCCGAAGGAGGTGCGCCAGCAGCTCCGCGATGCCGGCATCGCCGTCGTGGTGGTCTCGAGCGAGCGGCGCGCCGACACCGTGTCCGACCTCGTTTCGGAGATCGCTGGTGCGCTGGGCGTCCCCGAGCGGGGCGACGCGCTCGCGGATCGGCTCGACGCTGACGTCGAAGCCGCGGTGGCGGAGGTCGGCGCAGTCGCGCCGGTGGCGGCATCCGATCGTGCGCGCATGCTGTTCCTCTACGTGCGGGGCAGCGCGAACGTGTACTACATCTTCGGCCGGGACTCCGGGGCGGACTCCCTCATCGAGGCGGTCGGCGGCGTCGACGTCGCAGGCGAGATCGGCTGGGAGGGCATGAAGCCGATGACCGCCGAGGCGCTCGTCGCGGCGCAGCCGGACGTGCTGGTGATGATGACCGACGGTCTCGCCTCGGTCGGCGGGGTCGACGGTCTGCTCGAGCGCATCCCTGCGCTGCAGCAGACGCCTGCCGGAGCGAACCGCCGAGTGGTCGACATGGCGGATGCCGAGATCCTGAGCTTCGGGCCGCGCACCGCCGACGTCATCCGCGCCCTGGCGCGAGCGGTCTACGCCCCGGCCTCGGCGCCCGCCGCGACGCCGACCGAAGAACCCGCGTCGTGA
- a CDS encoding HtaA domain-containing protein — translation MTNPNRTDAPVRLDVAGAGEHVNMQPFLERSRAPLAALLTFLLVVAGALTAVPAFAAGPALSAPQLPRAGGTITVTGTGYSTTSPGLYLGLRATGASSDTFTVWIDTANTVGALPGLGATAPMNGDGSFSVDIPVPAYTEGTSYTLFSRKAHGVPDPSQNLTQPLEYIPAPAVATTTTLTVDPAASSLAGADFTLGATVEPAASGIVAYFNGDTQLGSAAVGSTITASIATAGTAQLKAVFTPADAAAFTGSTSAVVSYEITAPPVEPEPETPTPTVTVSKTTGLNADGETVTVSGSGFVPNAPATDGTRQPLAGKFGGSYIVFGKFLEEWTPSSGAPASARPGIDTKWGVHAADVATIGGAARGGIAIAADGTFETTLAVSRSEASELLAGNYGIYTYSGAGAKYAAFETYTPITFAEPAPVPSLAVSKTTGIDPEGDTITITGTDYSTAGKAIYGPSAGQPAGVYAQIGWLKETWRPSAGAVSGDRSNAYSVWAQGVQTQAPYLKWTDNGDGTADFTWTVDVDEATLEAKRLEGASLAVFTVGAGGVVQAVNELAVPIAFADPASVPAVDVTVTDASATVGATIEVAASHLGDMTGAYAAIIEKGTESAVTAGAGFVAVQYVRPITDGSFTVDLVAPAAKLDRSKQYEVLVWRQHSNPAADTIYARADVPFTAGDWEKLFPGTLPPIDPEPPVDPGTPVSPPPAAQGAGSLSWAISSSFASYITGDIAQGSIAVTGGATRAGGLFQFGQATGSTYDAATVTGAVSYNGSVRFTGHSGVLDVTIANPQVRVSSANSATLYVTSGGSQVAFATLDLSAAVRSTANSTVTYSRVPAALTASGRSQVFQGYTTELDPLTFTIGVAAAAPAGSTGTVATASATTARTTSLPATPPAVTGIDLDDDMLAALQNGEPVTVSASGFAANEDGIQVVVYSTPTLLGEVTADASGTATWTGTLPTTLPDGEHTLTFQGSVDRGIRFTLARAAVAAGCVVDAASLGWGFKESFRTYIEGIAAGGWELADVAYQYPGFVWNAGSGTVDAEDRTGLVTYGGSIRFTGHEGALDTTLANARVELAGDTGYLVFEVSGTTQAGEPVTAAGIRFAEFAVPDLELTDDGLVLDALPATLTEAGAAAFGTYAAGEELDPVSAVLPVAADCAVAPVAVEDETPVAEATKVEAISADQTTAPVWPWAVGGIALALGVGAVVWIVVIRRRATAGGSGDQTAA, via the coding sequence GTGACCAACCCGAATCGCACTGATGCGCCGGTGCGCCTCGACGTTGCCGGCGCCGGAGAACACGTGAACATGCAGCCGTTCCTCGAGCGCAGCCGGGCGCCCCTGGCCGCCCTCCTCACCTTCCTGCTCGTCGTGGCAGGAGCACTGACCGCCGTCCCGGCCTTCGCCGCCGGACCCGCCCTGTCGGCGCCGCAGCTTCCTCGAGCCGGAGGCACGATCACCGTCACGGGAACCGGCTACAGCACCACGAGCCCCGGCCTCTACCTGGGACTTCGCGCGACCGGCGCGAGCAGCGACACCTTCACGGTCTGGATCGACACGGCCAACACGGTGGGCGCGCTTCCCGGTCTCGGCGCCACGGCGCCGATGAACGGCGACGGCTCGTTCTCCGTCGACATCCCGGTGCCGGCGTACACGGAGGGCACGAGCTACACGCTGTTCTCGCGCAAGGCCCACGGCGTGCCCGACCCGAGTCAGAACCTGACCCAACCGCTCGAGTACATTCCTGCCCCTGCCGTCGCGACCACCACGACCCTGACGGTCGATCCGGCCGCTTCGAGCCTGGCCGGCGCGGACTTCACGCTCGGCGCGACGGTCGAGCCCGCAGCATCCGGAATCGTCGCCTACTTCAACGGCGACACGCAGCTGGGCTCCGCCGCCGTCGGCTCGACGATCACCGCGAGCATCGCGACCGCCGGCACCGCGCAGCTCAAGGCCGTGTTCACGCCGGCCGACGCGGCCGCGTTCACCGGCTCCACTTCTGCGGTCGTCTCGTACGAGATCACTGCGCCGCCGGTGGAGCCCGAGCCCGAGACGCCGACGCCGACCGTGACGGTGTCGAAGACGACCGGCCTGAACGCCGACGGCGAGACCGTCACGGTGTCGGGTTCGGGGTTTGTGCCGAACGCGCCGGCGACCGACGGCACCCGGCAGCCGCTCGCGGGGAAGTTCGGCGGCTCGTACATCGTCTTCGGCAAGTTCCTCGAGGAGTGGACGCCGTCTTCCGGTGCGCCGGCCTCGGCACGACCAGGCATCGACACGAAGTGGGGTGTGCACGCGGCTGATGTCGCGACCATCGGCGGCGCCGCGCGCGGGGGGATAGCGATCGCTGCCGACGGCACGTTCGAGACGACGCTGGCCGTCTCACGCAGTGAAGCATCCGAGCTGCTCGCCGGCAATTACGGCATCTACACCTACTCGGGCGCGGGGGCGAAGTACGCCGCGTTCGAGACCTACACGCCCATCACGTTCGCCGAGCCTGCTCCGGTGCCGTCGCTGGCGGTCTCGAAGACCACCGGTATCGACCCCGAGGGCGACACGATCACGATTACGGGCACGGACTACAGCACGGCGGGCAAGGCGATCTACGGGCCGTCGGCGGGGCAGCCCGCTGGTGTGTACGCGCAGATCGGCTGGCTGAAGGAGACGTGGCGCCCGTCCGCCGGTGCGGTGTCGGGCGACCGGTCGAACGCCTACTCGGTCTGGGCGCAGGGCGTGCAGACACAGGCGCCGTATCTGAAGTGGACCGACAACGGCGACGGCACGGCGGACTTCACGTGGACCGTAGACGTGGACGAGGCGACGCTGGAGGCGAAGCGACTCGAAGGTGCGTCCCTCGCCGTGTTCACCGTCGGTGCCGGCGGCGTCGTACAGGCGGTCAATGAGCTCGCCGTTCCCATCGCCTTCGCCGACCCGGCGTCTGTTCCCGCCGTCGACGTGACGGTGACGGATGCCTCGGCCACCGTCGGCGCGACCATCGAGGTCGCCGCCTCCCACCTCGGCGATATGACCGGCGCCTACGCCGCCATCATCGAGAAGGGCACCGAGTCGGCGGTGACGGCAGGCGCAGGCTTCGTGGCCGTGCAGTACGTGCGCCCGATCACCGACGGCTCGTTCACGGTCGACCTCGTCGCACCCGCCGCCAAGCTCGACCGCTCAAAGCAGTACGAGGTGCTCGTCTGGCGCCAGCACTCGAACCCGGCGGCCGACACGATCTACGCCCGCGCCGACGTGCCGTTCACGGCCGGCGACTGGGAGAAGCTGTTCCCGGGCACTCTGCCGCCGATCGACCCTGAGCCACCGGTCGATCCCGGAACGCCGGTGAGCCCGCCGCCTGCGGCCCAGGGCGCGGGCTCGCTCTCGTGGGCGATCTCGTCGAGCTTCGCGAGCTACATCACGGGTGACATCGCGCAAGGCAGCATCGCCGTCACGGGCGGCGCGACACGTGCCGGCGGCCTGTTCCAGTTCGGTCAGGCGACCGGCAGCACGTACGACGCGGCGACCGTCACGGGCGCCGTCTCGTACAACGGCTCGGTCCGCTTCACCGGCCACTCCGGAGTCCTCGACGTCACCATCGCGAACCCGCAGGTGCGCGTCTCGTCGGCGAACTCGGCGACGCTGTACGTGACGAGCGGCGGCTCGCAGGTCGCGTTCGCGACGCTCGACCTCTCGGCCGCCGTGCGCAGCACTGCGAACAGCACGGTCACCTACTCGCGTGTGCCCGCCGCCCTCACCGCGTCGGGGCGCAGCCAGGTGTTCCAGGGCTACACGACAGAGCTCGATCCGCTGACGTTCACCATCGGCGTCGCGGCGGCCGCGCCCGCGGGGTCCACCGGCACCGTCGCGACCGCTTCGGCCACGACGGCGCGTACGACGTCGCTTCCTGCGACGCCGCCCGCCGTCACGGGCATCGACCTCGATGACGACATGCTCGCCGCGCTCCAGAACGGCGAGCCGGTCACAGTGTCGGCCTCGGGCTTCGCCGCGAACGAGGACGGCATCCAGGTCGTCGTGTACTCGACGCCGACCCTCCTCGGCGAGGTCACGGCGGACGCCTCGGGCACCGCCACCTGGACCGGAACGCTGCCGACGACCCTGCCCGATGGCGAGCACACACTCACGTTCCAGGGATCCGTGGATCGCGGCATCCGCTTCACCCTCGCGCGTGCGGCGGTGGCCGCCGGCTGCGTCGTCGACGCGGCGAGCCTCGGCTGGGGCTTCAAAGAGAGCTTCCGCACCTACATCGAGGGCATCGCGGCGGGCGGCTGGGAGCTGGCCGACGTCGCCTACCAGTACCCCGGGTTCGTCTGGAATGCCGGCAGCGGAACGGTGGATGCCGAGGACCGCACCGGATTGGTGACCTACGGCGGCAGCATCCGCTTCACGGGACACGAAGGTGCGCTCGACACGACGCTGGCGAACGCACGGGTGGAGCTCGCGGGAGACACCGGCTACCTCGTGTTCGAGGTCAGCGGCACGACGCAGGCCGGCGAGCCGGTCACGGCGGCCGGCATCCGGTTCGCCGAGTTCGCCGTCCCCGACCTCGAGCTGACCGACGACGGGCTCGTGCTCGACGCGCTCCCCGCGACGCTCACCGAGGCAGGCGCGGCCGCTTTCGGCACGTACGCGGCCGGCGAGGAGCTCGACCCCGTGTCGGCCGTTCTCCCCGTGGCGGCGGACTGCGCCGTCGCACCGGTCGCCGTCGAGGACGAGACTCCGGTCGCCGAGGCCACCAAGGTCGAGGCGATCTCCGCCGACCAGACGACGGCGCCGGTGTGGCCGTGGGCGGTCGGGGGGATCGCCCTGGCGCTCGGCGTCGGCGCCGTGGTCTGGATCGTGGTCATCCGCCGCCGTGCGACGGCCGGCGGCAGTGGAGACCAGACGGCCGCTTGA
- a CDS encoding potassium transporter Trk: MPEHSEDHIETVSVRRAPKISVFLVLGAALGVLVAMILTFAFNGTAEASPNTGVEYTQGQVFGFLVLICAPIGLALGGIVALIFDRRSRRHTHEVAVGHSSVHVDPEPGTNGHGSAH; encoded by the coding sequence ATGCCCGAGCACAGCGAGGACCACATCGAGACCGTGAGCGTACGTCGTGCGCCGAAGATCTCGGTGTTCCTCGTCCTCGGCGCGGCGCTCGGGGTGCTGGTCGCGATGATCCTTACCTTCGCCTTCAACGGCACCGCCGAGGCCAGCCCCAACACCGGCGTCGAGTACACGCAGGGTCAGGTGTTCGGGTTCCTCGTGCTGATCTGCGCGCCCATCGGACTTGCGCTCGGCGGCATCGTGGCGCTGATCTTCGACCGCCGTTCGCGCCGTCACACCCACGAGGTCGCCGTCGGTCACTCGTCGGTGCACGTCGACCCGGAGCCCGGCACCAACGGCCACGGCTCCGCGCACTGA